A window of the Archocentrus centrarchus isolate MPI-CPG fArcCen1 chromosome 17, fArcCen1, whole genome shotgun sequence genome harbors these coding sequences:
- the pif1 gene encoding ATP-dependent DNA helicase PIF1 translates to MLSGEDGAQLQCSVTVEQLNSSGQATRRQVIRKASVILGRNEFQEIILRLHDGKVPQSYHLKEFKLFTKFARDGKCTVKLLPENIQVLMSNCPPDQLSLFLKTLSIKHQVWQGSKPLSDREKLKAGLPRSFEAISPLQQKDIQKVNELRSKVAPNGLAERTNRMSVAGTGQQVKRSRSDSNFSPVKANPSKKPILSLPSRKLNKEQAAVLSAVLSGKNVFFTGSAGTGKSFLLKRIMGSLPPKSTFATASTGVAACHIGGTTLHNFAGIGSGSAPLEQCIELAQRPGVLQHWNSCRHLIIDEVSMVEAQFFDKLEAVARSVRRSAEPFGGIQLIVCGDFLQLPPVSKGKEKASFCFQARSWRKVIQINMELMEVRRQTDPSFISLLQAVRVGRVTEEVTAKLMKSAYHQIERDGILATRLCTHKDDVDLTNENKLQQLPGSARVFEALDSDPALVKTIDAHSPVSRLIQLKVGAQVMLTKNLDVVRGLVNGARGVVVGFESGKHGLPRVRFLCGVTEVLKPERWVFKSGGGIHLSRQQLPLKLAWAISIHKSQGMTLDCVEISLARVFESGQAYVALSRARSLSGLRVMDFDPRVVRADPEVLIFYKKLRKERLLMQASIDDFVSNNKENAC, encoded by the exons ATGTTATCGGGAGAGGACGGTGCCCAGCTGCAGTGCAGCGTGACGGTGGAGCAGCTGAACAGCTCCGGACAGGCCACCCGGAGGCAGGTCATCCGTAAAGCCTCTGTTATTCTGGGCCGGAATGAGTTCCAGGAGATCATCCTGAGACTCCACGACGGGAAAGTCCCGCAGAGTTACCATTTGAAAGAGTTTAAACTTTTCACCAAGTTTGCCAGAGATGGGAAGTGCACCGTGAAACTGCTCCCTGAAAACATCCAGGTTCTCATGTCTAACTGTCCGCCTGACCAGCTGAGCCTCTTTCTCAAAACCCTGAGCATCAAACACCAGGTCTGGCAGGGCAGCAAGCCTCTGAGCGACCGAGAGAAGCTCAAGGCAGGTCTGCCCCGCAGCTTCGAGGCCATCAGCCCCCTGCAGCAAAAAGATATCCAGAAAGTCAATGAGCTGAGAAGTAAAGTGGCTCCTAATGGACTGGCAGAACGCACTAATAGGATGAGTGTGGCAGGTACAGGACAGCAGGTCAAACGCTCCAGGAGTGACAGTAACTTCAGTCCA GTAAAGGCCAACCCAAGCAAGAAGCCCATCCTCTCTTTACCATCACGCAAGCTAAATAAAGAGCAGGCTGCTGTTCTCAGTGCAGTGCTGAGTGGAAAGAATGTCTTTTTCACTGGAAGTGCAG gtacAGGAAAGTCTTTCTTGCTAAAGAGAATCATGGGATCTCTCCCACCAAAGAGTACTTTTGCCACAGCCAGCACAGGAGTGGCTGCGTGTCACATCGGAGGAACAACGTTACATAATTTTGCTG GAATTGGCTCAGGCTCTGCCCCACTGGAGCAGTGCATCGAGCTGGCTCAGAGGCCCGGGGTGCTGCAGCACTGGAATAGTTGTCGGCACCTCATCATTGATGAGGTTTCCATGGTGGAGGCGCAGTTCTTTGACAAGCTTGAGGCGGTAGCTAG GTCAGTGAGGAGGTCTGCTGAGCCGTTTGGAGGCATCCAGCTGATTGTATGTGGTGACTTCCTTCAGCTGCCTCCAGTTTCTAAAGGAAAAGAGAAGGCCAGCTTCTGCTTCCAG GCAAGGAGCTGGCGGAAGGTCATCCAGATCAACATGGAGTTAATGGAAGTGCGGAGGCAAACAGACCCGAGCTTCATCTCCCTCCTGCAGGCAGTGAGGGTGGGAAG GGTGACAGAGGAAGTTACAGCTAAGCTGATGAAAAGTGCCTACCATCAGATTGAAAGGGATGGCATTCTAGCAACCAGACTGTGCACACACAAGGATGATGTAGATCTCACCAATGAGAACAAACTCCAGCAGTTACCAG GGTCAGCACGTGTGTTTGAGGCACTGGACAGCGATCCAGCACTGGTCAAGACTATAGACGCTCACAGTCCTGTCAGCAGATTGATCCAACTCAAAGTGGGAGCTCAG GTCATGCTAACAAAGAACCTGGATGTTGTTCGAGGTCTGGTGAATGGAGCACGGGGTGTTGTGGTTGGTTTTGAGTCTGGAAAACATG GACTCCCACGTGTGCGTTTCCTGTGTGGTGTCACAGAGGTTCTGAAGCCAGAGCGCTGGGTGTTTAAGTCAGGCGGTGGGATACACCTGAGCCGACAGCAGCTGCCACTCAAACTAGCCTGGGCCATCTCCATCCACAAGAGCCAG GGAATGACACTGGACTGTGTGGAAATCTCTTTGGCTCGTGTGTTTGAGAGCGGCCAGGCTTACGTGGCCCTGTCTCGGGCTAGGAGCCTCAGCGGTCTAAGGGTCATGGACTTTGACCCCCGTGTGGTCCGGGCAGACCCAGAGGTCCTCATCTTCTACAAGAAACTGAGGAAGGAGAGGTTGCTCATGCAG GCCTCCATAGATGATTTTGTTAGtaacaacaaagaaaatgcatgCTGA
- the LOC115795891 gene encoding cytochrome b-c1 complex subunit 6, mitochondrial, translating to MVFEDKMLTYGDPADEDEDASAEEEEEEDEELVDPLDAIRAKCEETERCVHYKERLELCEARVNSRSNTTEECTEELFDFLHARDHCVAHKLFNNVK from the exons ATGGTTTTCGAGGATAAAATGCTCACATATGGGGATCCCGCCGATGAG GATGAAGATGCttctgcagaggaggaggaagaagaggatgaagagttgGTG GACCCCTTAGATGCGATCAGAGCAAAGTGTGAGGAGACTGAACGCTGTGTGCACTACAAGGAGCGTCTGGAGCTCTGTGAAGCCCGGGTCAATTCCAGGTCCAACACAACAGAAGAGTGTACAGAAGAACTCTTTGACTTCCTGCATGCACGGGACCACTGT GTGGCACACAAGCTGTTCAACAATGTGAAATGA
- the nsun4 gene encoding 5-cytosine rRNA methyltransferase NSUN4, protein MALLWDTTLLLRKVKDLRCLTPRRHRVKEKWAATRPKLPPTRLAVHHFDATCGVQLGQLWPSVRVAMLAERKYGALLNNFSHNAVLAGLKAQGCIDFISEREKEVQPGLEQKSFEESSNVCVKSSDADREQLSLSPNIKCLVFPRSDVTRFKPARPDMNGLLGYYLMDAASLLPCLALDVQEGHTVLDLCAAPGGKTLALLQTQAIRFLCINDSSVSRTARLKRVLHSYVPKAFLTNEKLRITSFDGTKWGEIESNTFDRVLVDVPCTTDRHSVMEDDNNIFSKSRTGERRRLPQLQLELLLAGIQAACPGGEILYSTCALSQNQNLSVVEQAIYQAREKDGIHLQVVDLRPLTRMFRNTFHFAPDLHLGEMVIPHLTANFGPIYMCKLKRLT, encoded by the exons ATGGCGCTGCTGTGGGACACCACTCTGCTCTTAAGAAAAGTTAAAGATTTAAGATGTTTGACGCCCAGACGACACCGAGTGAAAGAAAAATGG GCTGCTACACGTCCCAAACTCCCACCCACCAGGCTGGCCGTGCATCATTTTGATGCCACCTGTGGTGTccagctggggcagctgtggccCTCAGTACGAGTCGCCATGCTGGCAGAGAGAAAATACGGAGCCTTGCTCAATAATTTCTCCCACAATGCTGTTCTGGCAGGGCTCAAAGCTCAGGGATGCATAGACTTCAtcagtgaaagagagaaagagg TTCAACCAGGCTTGGAGCAAAAATCATTCGAGGAATCCAGCAACGTTTGCGTGAAGAGCTCGGATGCTGATCGTGAGCAGCTGTCTCTAAGCCCAAATATTAAGTGTTTAGTGTTTCCAAGAAGCGACGTGACACGATTCAAGCCTGCAAG GCCGGACATGAACGGCCTGTTGGGTTACTACCTGATGGACGCAGCATCTCTGCTGCCTTGTCTCGCACTGGATGTTCAAGAAGGTCACACTGTGCTTGACCTCTGTGCTGCTCCAGGCGGCAAAACCCTGGCTTTACTTCAGACCCAGGCTATCC GGTTTCTGTGCATAAACGACAGCTCAGTATCTCGAACAGCACGACTGAAGAGGGTCCTCCACAGCTACGTTCCTAAGGCATTTTTGACAAATGAGAAACTACGCATCACCTCCTTTGATGGCACCAAATGGGGGGAAATTGAAAGCAACACTTTTGACAGA GTCCTTGTAGACGTTCCCTGCACCACAGACAGACATTCAGTCATGGAGGACGACAACAATATATTCAGTAAGAGCCGGACTGGGGAGAGACGCAGGCTGCCACAGCtacagctggagctgctgct AGCGGGAATCCAGGCAGCTTGTCCCGGTGGAGAGATCCTTTACTCCACCTGCGCTCTCTCACAGAACCAGAACCTCAGTGTGGTTGAACAGGCTATCTACCAAGCTCGAGAGAAAGATGGCATCCATCTACAG GTTGTTGACCTGCGGCCCCTCACACGCATGTTTAGGAACACCTTTCACTTTGCTCCTGACCTCCACCTGGGTGAGATGGTCATCCCGCACTTAACCGCTAACTTTGGACCCATTTACATGTGCAAGCTAAAGAGGCTTACGTAG